One part of the Hydra vulgaris chromosome 01, alternate assembly HydraT2T_AEP genome encodes these proteins:
- the LOC136071666 gene encoding probable oxidoreductase, translating to MSSKFGENSTAMEVVEDIRLKGYEVVVTGGNSGIGVETLRALAKAGARCILCTRDLEKGHQVAKELIASTGNDQIEVELLELESLESVDCFVQRFFVKNRPLNILVNNAGVLACPISFTKNGFETQFSVYYLGHYALTIGLLPALKEGAKLMGNKSRVINVSSSAHAFQNVDFNDIHFTKGRKYEATISYGQSKTCNCLFSLALTKRFFNEGIASNSVMPGLIMTNIFRHATKESMIEKGLIDANGRYLRKMKSIEAGASTSVWAAVSPELEGKSGLYLENCSIGKKELDIEKIAADFFGYAPYIMDDEAADKLWKISEELLRKRSI from the coding sequence aTGAGTAGCAAGTTTGGAGAAAACTCAACTGCCATGGAGGTTGTGGAAGACATTCGTTTGAAAGGTTATGAGGTAGTTGTTACTGGTGGAAATTCTGGAATTGGTGTTGAAACTCTGAGAGCGTTAGCAAAAGCTGGTGCTAGATGTATTCTTTGTACAAGAGATTTGGAAAAAGGACACCAAGTTGCTAAAGAACTAATTGCTTCTACGGGGAACGATCAGATCGAAGTGGAGCTACTTGAATTGGAATCGTTAGAAAGTGTAGATTGTTTTGTgcaaagattttttgttaaaaaccgACCGTTAAATATCTTGGTTAATAATGCTGGAGTTTTGGCGTGTCCCATATCTTTTACTAAAAATGGATTTGAGACTCAATTTAGTGTTTATTATCTGGGGCATTATGCTTTGACCATTGGACTACTACCGGCGTTAAAAGAGGGCGCTAAACTTATGGGTAATAAATCTAGAGTTATCAATGTCAGTTCATCTGCTCATGCGTTTCAGAACGTTGATTTCAATGATATTCATTTTACAAAAGGTAGGAAGTATGAAGCAACTATATCATATGGACAATCAAAAACATGCAATTGTTTGTTTTCATTGGCCTtgacaaaaagattttttaacgaAGGTATTGCTTCAAATTCAGTTATGCCTGGATTAATAATGACCAACATATTTAGACATGCAACTAAAGAGTCAATGATTGAAAAGGGATTGATTGATGCAAACGGTAGATATTTGAgaaaaatgaaatcaatagaGGCGGGAGCCTCAACCTCAGTTTGGGCTGCAGTATCTCCAGAATTAGAAGGAAAATCTGGACTGTATTTGGAGAATTGCTCAATTGGCAAGAAAGAACTAGATATTGAAAAGATAGCTGCAGACTTTTTTGGTTATGCACCGTATATTATGGATGATGAAGCTGCTGACAAACTTTGGAAAATTTCAGAAGAGCTTCTAAGAAAACGATCCATTTAA